The following nucleotide sequence is from Campylobacter coli 76339.
GCAGGAAATCCAAGATATGCCACACTTCCTAAAAAGATACAAAGAAAAATGAGATTGATATAAAGTCCCATTTTACAAAGTCTTTTAAAAGACTTTGAGGCTTTTTGTCGTTTTTTGAAAAGCTTTTTCATAAATTTTTCCTTTTGTGAAAGCGGTTGATAAGATAAACGCTAAACATATTGATGATTAAAGTGATGATGAAAAGCACCAAACCTAAAGAAAAGGCACTTAAAGCTAAAGAACTATCAAAAGCTTGATCCCCACTTAATGCTTCTACGATCTTAACCGTAACCGTTGTCATATCTTCTAAGAAATTCATTGTCAAATTTGGACGCAAAGAAGCTGCCATTACCACTATCATGGTTTCACCTAAAGCCCTTGAAAGCCCTAAAAGACAAGCTGCTACTATACCTGGAATAGCCTCAGGTAAAATCACAGCAAAAACCACTTCTTTTTTTGTCATCCCCAAAGCATAAGCTCCGTTGATCCTTTTTTCGCTCACTGCTTCGATACAATCTTGCGACAAAGAAGCTACTATAGGCACTATCATGATTCCCATGATAAATCCTGCACCTAAAGCACTTTGAAAACTCGCCTGTATACCGAACAAAGAAAAAAACCATACTATAAAAGGTGCTACGATTATAGCTGCAAAAAATCCAAAAACAACAGTAGGAATCCCTGCGATAACTTCTAGGATAGGCTTGAGGTAATTTTTAGATTTTTTACCGGCAAAAACACCTAAATATATAGCACACATTACCCCCAAAGGTAGAGCTGTTAGCATAGCGATTAAAGAGATATAAAAAGTTCCCCAAAAAAGCGACACTGCACCAAAAACCCCTTGCTTACTCGTGCCATCTGCATTCATAAAAGCTGCATCAGCCGCCCATTCGCTTGAAAATAAAAAAGTACTTATGCTTTCTTTTTGAAAGAATTTTAAAGCTTCGATTAAAATCGTTAGCATGATGGCAAAGCTTACCACCACGCTAACAAAAGCGCATAAGAAAAGTATAAATTTAATTATTTTTTCTTTTAGCAAAGTTTTTCCTTAAAATACTTTTCCAGCTTTTACAAGCTCATCGGTTAAGATTTTTCTATCTTCTATATGTTTTTGAGAAGCTTTTAAAAGATCATTATTTAAAGGAACAAGCCCTATTTTCTCAAGTTCGCCTCCGCTTTTTGCCAAATCATCACTCATATAAATTTTTGCAAATTCAAAGGCTTCTTTAGGATTTTTCTTTGCATTGATATAGATAAATAAACTTCTTGCAAGATCATATTTGCCATCAGCAATATTTTTTTCATCTGCTTTTACGCCATCGATATCGGCTGCATTGATTTTATCCACATTGCTTACTAAAAATCCATAACCAAAAAGCCCAAAAGCATCTTTATCGATAGTAAGTTTTGAAACGATTAGATTATCATTTTCACCACTTGGAATATAAGCTCCATCTTGGCGTATGGTTTTATACTCGCCTTTGTATTCAGGAATTTTTTTAGAAATATCACTCATTACAAGTTCTTCTACAGTATCTCTTGTACCTGAGCTTGATGGAGGACCATAAACGCTGATTTTACGATTAGGTAAATTTTTATTGATTTGATTCCAGTTTGTATAAGGATTTGGGACAAGTTTGCCACCTTGTGGAACCTCTTTAGCTAGAGCTAGGAAAAGTTCTTTTTTAGTGATGTTTAAAGGTGCGTTGGCTTTATTTTGTGCTAAAACTATACCATCATAACCTACCATA
It contains:
- a CDS encoding Phosphate transport system permease protein PstC (TC 3.A.1.7.1) translates to MLKEKIIKFILFLCAFVSVVVSFAIMLTILIEALKFFQKESISTFLFSSEWAADAAFMNADGTSKQGVFGAVSLFWGTFYISLIAMLTALPLGVMCAIYLGVFAGKKSKNYLKPILEVIAGIPTVVFGFFAAIIVAPFIVWFFSLFGIQASFQSALGAGFIMGIMIVPIVASLSQDCIEAVSEKRINGAYALGMTKKEVVFAVILPEAIPGIVAACLLGLSRALGETMIVVMAASLRPNLTMNFLEDMTTVTVKIVEALSGDQAFDSSLALSAFSLGLVLFIITLIINMFSVYLINRFHKRKNL
- a CDS encoding Phosphate ABC transporter, periplasmic phosphate-binding protein PstS (TC 3.A.1.7.1), coding for MKKILALSVASFALAGALNAADLKIAGSSTVYPFTSFVAEEYAAIHNTKTPIVESLGTGGGFKVFCEGITDISNASRAMKFSEFETCKKAGVTDIVGIMVGYDGIVLAQNKANAPLNITKKELFLALAKEVPQGGKLVPNPYTNWNQINKNLPNRKISVYGPPSSSGTRDTVEELVMSDISKKIPEYKGEYKTIRQDGAYIPSGENDNLIVSKLTIDKDAFGLFGYGFLVSNVDKINAADIDGVKADEKNIADGKYDLARSLFIYINAKKNPKEAFEFAKIYMSDDLAKSGGELEKIGLVPLNNDLLKASQKHIEDRKILTDELVKAGKVF